Proteins from one Ranitomeya variabilis isolate aRanVar5 chromosome 1, aRanVar5.hap1, whole genome shotgun sequence genomic window:
- the VPS29 gene encoding vacuolar protein sorting-associated protein 29 isoform X1 — MPGHRLVLVLGDLHIPHRCNSLPAKFKKLLVPGKIQHILCTGNLCTKESYDYLKTLAGDVHIVRGDFDENLNYPEQKVVTVGQFKIGLIHGHQVIPWGDMASLALLQRQLDVDIMISGHTQKFEAFEHENKFYINPGSATGAYNALENNIIPSFVLMDIQASTVVTYVYQLIGDDVKVERIEYKKS, encoded by the exons CCCGGGCACAGA TTGGTCTTGGTGTTAGGAGATCTGCACATCCCACATCGCTGTAACAGCTTGCCAGCAAAATTCAAGAAACTGCTCGTCCCTGGTAAGATACAACATATTCTGTGCACTGGGAATCTCTGCACCAAGGAGAGCTATGACTACCTCAAGACACTGGCTGGGGACGTCCACATCGTCAGAGGAGACTTTGATGAG AATTTAAACTATCCAGAACAAAAGGTTGTGACTGTTGGCCAGTTTAAGATCGGGTTAATCCATGGTCACCAAGTGATTCCCTGGGGTGATATGGCCAGCCTGGCTCTGTTGCAGAGGCAACTGGATGTAGATATTATGATTTCGGGACATACACAAAAATTTGAAGCGTTTGAGCATGAAAACAAGTTTTATATTAATCCCGGGTCTGCTACAGGAGCCTACAATGCTTTAGAAAA caACATCATTCCTTCTTTTGTTCTCATGGATATCCAAGCTTCAACCGTTGTCACCTATGTCTACCAACTGATAGGAGATGATGTCAAAGTAGAACGAATTGAGTACAAGAAGTCCTAA
- the VPS29 gene encoding vacuolar protein sorting-associated protein 29 isoform X2: MLVLVLGDLHIPHRCNSLPAKFKKLLVPGKIQHILCTGNLCTKESYDYLKTLAGDVHIVRGDFDENLNYPEQKVVTVGQFKIGLIHGHQVIPWGDMASLALLQRQLDVDIMISGHTQKFEAFEHENKFYINPGSATGAYNALENNIIPSFVLMDIQASTVVTYVYQLIGDDVKVERIEYKKS; encoded by the exons TTGGTCTTGGTGTTAGGAGATCTGCACATCCCACATCGCTGTAACAGCTTGCCAGCAAAATTCAAGAAACTGCTCGTCCCTGGTAAGATACAACATATTCTGTGCACTGGGAATCTCTGCACCAAGGAGAGCTATGACTACCTCAAGACACTGGCTGGGGACGTCCACATCGTCAGAGGAGACTTTGATGAG AATTTAAACTATCCAGAACAAAAGGTTGTGACTGTTGGCCAGTTTAAGATCGGGTTAATCCATGGTCACCAAGTGATTCCCTGGGGTGATATGGCCAGCCTGGCTCTGTTGCAGAGGCAACTGGATGTAGATATTATGATTTCGGGACATACACAAAAATTTGAAGCGTTTGAGCATGAAAACAAGTTTTATATTAATCCCGGGTCTGCTACAGGAGCCTACAATGCTTTAGAAAA caACATCATTCCTTCTTTTGTTCTCATGGATATCCAAGCTTCAACCGTTGTCACCTATGTCTACCAACTGATAGGAGATGATGTCAAAGTAGAACGAATTGAGTACAAGAAGTCCTAA